One window of the Runella slithyformis DSM 19594 genome contains the following:
- a CDS encoding NAD(P)H-dependent glycerol-3-phosphate dehydrogenase — translation MTSIAVIGGGSWATAIIKILSENNVSIRWWLRDRAAVDHIRKHHYNPDYLRDVRLSPRKVKTFTKIADAINGAEYIILAIPAAFVQEPLSGLTPQHFAGKRVVSAIKGMIPTSNCLVTDWVEDHFEVPISQISVIAGPCHAEEVALEKQSYLTIASTDAACAADFSQLMSCRFVTANPLTDLYGVEYAAVMKNIVALTCGISHGLGYGDNFQAVLVSNAMQEIRRFVDAVDPRERDLSASAYLGDLLVTAYSQFSRNRTFGNMIGRGYSVQSAQMEMKMIAEGYYAVNSIFDMNKKYGVEMPITEAAYKILYERQPPAAEIGALKRKLR, via the coding sequence ATGACCTCAATCGCCGTGATCGGTGGTGGCAGTTGGGCCACTGCCATTATCAAAATCCTTTCGGAAAACAACGTCTCCATCCGCTGGTGGCTACGCGACCGGGCAGCCGTTGACCATATCCGCAAACACCATTACAATCCCGATTACCTCCGCGACGTACGATTAAGTCCCCGCAAAGTAAAAACATTCACAAAAATCGCGGATGCCATAAACGGTGCAGAGTACATCATTTTGGCCATTCCGGCGGCTTTTGTGCAGGAGCCGCTGTCGGGCCTTACGCCTCAGCACTTTGCGGGAAAGCGCGTGGTATCAGCCATTAAAGGAATGATTCCTACGAGTAACTGTCTGGTCACCGATTGGGTTGAAGATCATTTTGAGGTACCGATTAGTCAAATCTCCGTCATAGCCGGGCCCTGCCATGCCGAGGAAGTGGCTTTGGAAAAACAATCTTACCTGACCATTGCTTCGACCGATGCTGCCTGCGCCGCCGATTTCTCCCAATTGATGAGTTGCCGCTTTGTCACGGCCAATCCCTTGACTGACCTCTACGGCGTGGAATACGCCGCCGTGATGAAAAACATTGTAGCCCTAACCTGCGGTATCAGCCACGGACTCGGCTACGGAGATAATTTTCAGGCGGTATTGGTTTCCAATGCCATGCAGGAAATCAGGCGGTTTGTCGATGCCGTTGATCCGCGCGAGCGTGATCTGAGTGCCTCGGCCTATTTGGGGGACCTGTTGGTAACGGCCTATTCGCAGTTCAGCCGCAACCGTACCTTTGGCAACATGATCGGACGCGGCTACAGCGTACAATCGGCCCAAATGGAAATGAAAATGATTGCCGAAGGCTACTACGCGGTCAACAGTATTTTTGATATGAACAAAAAATACGGTGTGGAGATGCCCATCACCGAAGCGGCGTACAAAATACTGTACGAACGTCAGCCACCGGCGGCTGAAATCGGAGCGTTGAAGAGGAAGCTTCGGTAG
- a CDS encoding MFS transporter: protein MKNTITESASSNRLLSLPVIVSALGYFVDVYDLIVFNIVRVPSLKSLGLSPEEVSSVGATIYNWQQAGLLLGGILWGILADKRGRLSVLFGSIIMYSLANILCGFVQTPIMYGVLRFIAGVGLAGELGAGLTLVAEILPKHLRGYGSSIVASVGLLGAVVAFLTNSWFDWRTTYFAGGGLGLALLLLRVRVYESGMFEQAKTQSSQRGSMRALFADSVRFWKYMRCIGVGVPTYFVIGILATFSNEFAKALGITEEIVTGRCVMYVFVGTVVGDMFSGLLSQWLKSRRMAIGSMTTMTLIGVVFYLYGGIKQANTFYLTCAYLGFSIGYIAMFLTVTAESFGTDLRATATSTVANFVRATTLLTLPLYQYLKPDVGAISAGGLVALLCFVIAYLSLFLMEETFHKDLDYVE from the coding sequence ATGAAAAATACAATTACCGAATCTGCTTCCTCCAACCGTTTGCTCAGCTTGCCCGTGATCGTATCTGCCTTGGGCTATTTCGTCGATGTCTATGATCTGATCGTATTCAACATTGTGCGCGTACCGAGCCTGAAAAGCCTGGGCCTGAGTCCCGAAGAAGTGTCGAGTGTGGGGGCAACGATCTACAATTGGCAGCAGGCCGGTCTGCTTTTGGGGGGGATTCTGTGGGGGATTCTGGCCGATAAACGCGGTCGACTTTCGGTGTTGTTTGGCTCTATCATCATGTATTCGTTGGCCAATATTCTCTGCGGTTTTGTACAAACGCCCATCATGTATGGAGTTTTACGCTTTATCGCCGGGGTAGGCTTGGCGGGAGAATTGGGGGCCGGGCTGACACTGGTGGCTGAAATATTGCCCAAACATCTACGTGGATACGGCTCTTCGATCGTGGCGAGTGTGGGGCTTTTAGGCGCGGTGGTGGCCTTTTTGACCAATTCGTGGTTTGACTGGAGGACCACCTATTTTGCGGGTGGCGGTTTAGGCTTAGCATTGCTGCTGCTGCGGGTGCGCGTGTACGAGTCGGGTATGTTTGAGCAGGCCAAGACCCAAAGCTCACAGCGAGGCAGTATGCGCGCGCTGTTTGCCGACAGCGTCCGTTTTTGGAAATACATGCGCTGCATCGGCGTGGGCGTACCCACCTATTTTGTCATCGGAATTTTGGCTACGTTCAGCAATGAATTTGCCAAAGCGCTCGGCATCACAGAGGAGATCGTGACCGGACGTTGCGTGATGTACGTTTTTGTCGGAACCGTGGTGGGAGATATGTTCAGCGGCCTGTTGAGCCAATGGCTCAAATCGCGTCGTATGGCCATCGGAAGTATGACCACCATGACGCTGATAGGCGTTGTTTTTTACCTGTATGGCGGTATAAAACAGGCAAACACTTTCTATTTGACCTGTGCCTATCTGGGCTTTTCGATTGGCTACATTGCCATGTTTTTGACCGTGACGGCCGAAAGTTTCGGGACCGATCTGCGGGCTACGGCTACCTCCACCGTCGCCAATTTTGTGCGGGCCACTACGTTGCTTACCCTGCCGCTGTACCAATACCTTAAACCCGATGTAGGGGCCATTTCGGCGGGAGGTTTGGTGGCGCTGCTTTGTTTTGTCATTGCGTATCTATCCCTCTTCCTGATGGAAGAAACTTTCCATAAAGACTTAGACTACGTGGAATAA
- a CDS encoding response regulator transcription factor: MPRILYVEDDPNLGFVTKDNLELHHYDIVHCTDGLQALETFQKNASFDLCVLDVMLPHLDGFTLAQKIRQQDTQVPILFLTARAMQEDKIYGLRLGADDYLTKPFSMEELLLKMEIFLRRSQKNQGAESNSKPIFGVLHVGNYLFDFEKLYLQINEKMQDLTFREAEVLRYLAERPNQVIRREDLLKAIWGDDDYFMGRSLDVFVSRLRKYLCEDPNIKIEGIHGVGFRMRW; encoded by the coding sequence ATGCCTCGTATTCTGTATGTGGAAGATGACCCGAATTTGGGTTTTGTGACCAAAGACAACCTTGAACTTCACCACTATGACATCGTCCATTGTACGGATGGATTACAGGCGTTGGAAACGTTTCAGAAAAACGCCTCCTTCGATCTGTGTGTATTGGACGTGATGTTGCCGCACCTTGATGGATTTACGTTAGCGCAAAAAATACGTCAGCAGGATACGCAGGTGCCCATTCTTTTTTTAACGGCGCGGGCGATGCAGGAAGATAAGATTTATGGCCTCCGGCTCGGGGCCGACGATTACCTGACCAAGCCGTTCAGCATGGAAGAATTGCTCCTTAAAATGGAGATTTTCTTGCGCCGAAGTCAGAAAAATCAAGGGGCTGAATCCAACAGCAAGCCAATTTTCGGCGTGCTGCACGTGGGAAACTACCTCTTTGATTTTGAAAAACTATACCTTCAGATTAACGAAAAAATGCAGGACCTGACCTTTCGGGAGGCCGAAGTGCTGCGCTACCTGGCTGAGCGCCCCAATCAGGTCATTAGGCGCGAAGACCTCCTCAAAGCTATTTGGGGTGATGATGATTATTTTATGGGGCGCAGCCTCGACGTGTTCGTGTCGCGCCTGCGCAAGTACCTCTGCGAAGACCCCAATATTAAAATTGAAGGAATCCACGGCGTGGGGTTTCGGATGCGGTGGTAA
- a CDS encoding arabinose isomerase: MKLNTSLKIGLFGIGLDTYWPQFEGLKERLEGYMDTVESKLAEVHPHIVNVGLVDSPDKAFEAGKRFKTEDVDIIFLYVTTYALSSTVLPVVQRAKVPVIILNLSPEAAIDYASFNAMTDRTQMTGEWLAYCSACPVPELANVFHRVGINFHQITGMLHNDPETWQEISEWVQAAKVANIMAYNRLGCMGHYYSGMLDIYSDLTQQYAHFGGHIELLEVEELAELRKEVSRAEAADRLQLFHETFDIQLDCPLEELEKAAVTSVALERLVAKHQLGSMAYYYKGTGNPENEEAIASIILGNSLLTANGVPVAGEYEIKNAQAMKIMDSFGAGGSFTEYYAMDFTDDVVLMGHDGPGHIAIAEGKTKVRPLKVYHGKVGKGVSVEMSVKNGPVTLLSVVEKRGGGLMLLVAEAESVAGPILEIGNTNSRYKFSIGARQFVNGWNSHGPAHHCAIGIGHISSKIEKLGALLGMEVRKVC; this comes from the coding sequence ATGAAATTGAACACTTCGTTAAAAATTGGACTGTTTGGGATCGGTCTGGATACCTATTGGCCGCAGTTCGAAGGATTAAAAGAGCGTTTGGAAGGCTATATGGATACCGTTGAGTCCAAACTGGCTGAAGTCCATCCGCATATTGTCAATGTGGGGTTGGTAGATTCACCCGATAAGGCGTTTGAGGCGGGCAAACGGTTTAAGACCGAAGATGTGGATATCATTTTTCTGTACGTGACCACTTATGCATTGTCTTCAACGGTTTTGCCGGTCGTGCAGCGGGCCAAAGTTCCCGTGATCATTCTCAATTTATCGCCCGAAGCGGCCATTGATTATGCCTCTTTCAACGCCATGACTGACCGGACCCAAATGACGGGCGAATGGCTGGCCTACTGCTCGGCCTGTCCGGTGCCTGAGTTGGCCAATGTCTTCCATCGGGTAGGGATCAACTTCCATCAAATTACAGGCATGTTGCACAATGACCCCGAAACGTGGCAGGAAATCAGTGAGTGGGTGCAGGCCGCCAAGGTGGCCAACATCATGGCCTACAATCGCTTGGGTTGTATGGGGCATTATTACAGCGGAATGCTGGATATTTATTCGGACCTGACGCAACAGTACGCACACTTTGGCGGACACATTGAACTGTTGGAAGTGGAAGAGTTGGCCGAATTACGGAAAGAAGTCAGTAGGGCCGAAGCCGCCGACCGTCTTCAATTATTTCATGAAACCTTTGATATTCAGTTGGATTGTCCGCTCGAAGAGTTGGAAAAAGCGGCTGTTACGTCGGTGGCGTTGGAGCGTTTGGTGGCAAAGCATCAACTGGGCTCCATGGCCTATTACTACAAGGGCACGGGAAATCCGGAGAATGAGGAGGCGATCGCTTCCATTATTTTGGGTAACTCCTTATTGACCGCCAACGGTGTGCCCGTAGCGGGTGAATACGAGATCAAAAACGCCCAAGCCATGAAGATCATGGACAGCTTTGGCGCGGGTGGCTCATTTACGGAGTATTACGCCATGGATTTTACGGACGATGTGGTGCTGATGGGACACGACGGCCCCGGACACATTGCCATTGCCGAAGGCAAAACCAAAGTACGTCCCCTGAAAGTATACCACGGCAAAGTGGGCAAGGGCGTTTCGGTCGAAATGAGCGTCAAAAACGGTCCCGTGACGTTGTTGTCGGTCGTGGAAAAACGCGGCGGCGGACTGATGCTGCTTGTGGCCGAGGCAGAATCGGTCGCCGGGCCGATCTTAGAGATCGGCAATACCAACAGCCGGTATAAATTTTCCATCGGTGCCCGTCAATTTGTAAACGGTTGGAACAGTCACGGACCCGCGCATCATTGTGCCATCGGGATCGGTCACATCAGTTCCAAAATTGAAAAATTAGGCGCCTTGTTGGGAATGGAAGTACGAAAGGTGTGCTGA
- the hisC gene encoding histidinol-phosphate transaminase, producing the protein MTFDLTKILRPHILNLVPYSSARDEYTGKEGIFLDANENPYQSVNGQHWNRYPDPYQWAIKEKLAPIKGVRPTQIFLGNGSDEPIDLLVRATCTPREDTMLLMPPTYGMYQVSADINDVPVIKVPLTPDFQIDTPGVLAALTPHTKIVWICSPNNPSGNLVRREAIVEILNTFEGLVVVDEAYIDFASEPSFTQELDNYPNLIVLQTFSKAWGLASLRLGMCFASEAIIKVLNKIKPPYNLSGATQQLLLEALDYVETKNQLVKDILAEREQLRTNLAALPLVKRIYPSDSNFLLVEFDDAYAVMQYLIDQKIIVRDRSKVILCEGCLRITVGTLEENTTLVQTLNAFAVMA; encoded by the coding sequence ATGACATTTGACTTAACGAAAATCCTCCGTCCGCATATCCTTAATTTGGTGCCGTACTCCTCGGCACGGGATGAATATACGGGCAAAGAAGGTATCTTTTTGGATGCCAATGAAAACCCTTATCAATCGGTGAACGGACAGCACTGGAACCGTTATCCCGACCCGTATCAGTGGGCCATCAAAGAAAAACTGGCACCCATCAAGGGCGTACGTCCCACGCAGATCTTTCTGGGCAATGGCTCCGATGAGCCGATTGACCTGTTGGTACGGGCCACCTGTACCCCCCGGGAAGATACCATGCTGCTCATGCCGCCCACCTACGGGATGTATCAGGTAAGCGCCGATATCAACGACGTGCCGGTCATCAAAGTACCGCTGACGCCTGATTTTCAAATTGATACTCCGGGTGTATTGGCGGCGTTGACCCCCCATACCAAAATCGTATGGATATGTTCGCCCAATAATCCCAGCGGCAACTTGGTTCGGCGGGAGGCGATCGTGGAGATTCTGAACACCTTTGAAGGATTGGTGGTGGTCGATGAAGCCTACATTGACTTTGCGAGTGAGCCGTCGTTTACGCAGGAGTTGGATAATTATCCCAATTTGATCGTGTTGCAGACCTTTTCCAAAGCCTGGGGATTGGCGTCGTTGCGCTTAGGAATGTGCTTTGCGTCTGAAGCAATCATTAAGGTACTGAACAAGATCAAGCCGCCCTACAACCTGAGCGGTGCCACGCAGCAATTGTTACTTGAAGCGCTGGATTACGTCGAAACTAAGAATCAATTGGTAAAGGATATTTTAGCGGAGCGGGAACAATTGCGCACGAATTTAGCCGCCCTGCCGTTAGTAAAGAGGATCTATCCCTCAGATTCCAACTTTTTGCTCGTCGAATTTGACGATGCTTACGCGGTAATGCAGTACCTGATTGACCAAAAAATCATCGTGCGCGACCGTTCAAAAGTGATCCTGTGTGAGGGATGTCTGCGCATCACGGTCGGAACGTTGGAAGAAAATACTACGTTGGTTCAAACACTGAACGCATTCGCCGTTATGGCCTGA
- a CDS encoding sensor histidine kinase codes for MSRTTIRLLVILSTLSIVGVIVTQIYWVRKALAMRERQFNQQVHVSLQEVAEELARLNAVMLHNNPVEQLTSNYFLVNTNSMVDPGILEHYLKSSFVKHNIITDFEVGIYDCATNKMFYGVALSTRNERRMPTQTAHWLKSNKYPYYFGVRFSGQNNAVINDLKGWIWSSLLVLIAVVFFGYALFVILRQKQLTEVQRDFINNMTHELQTPIATIRIAADVLNTPAIKDQPERLKKYSEIIKEEALRLQTQVETVLNMAKAEKNKLPLNIEWLDVHQIISLLVTKYENNLSVQLKATEPYIHADRMHLTNAITNLLDNAFKYTPENPVIQLKTFNENGSLVVSVKDNGIGIAPEHRSKVFKKFYRVPTGNVHNVKGFGIGLSYVHQIAKAHHWKLQLDSEEGKGSEFKISIPLKK; via the coding sequence ATGTCAAGAACCACCATACGCCTTCTGGTCATTCTCTCCACTTTATCCATCGTCGGTGTCATTGTGACTCAAATCTATTGGGTGAGAAAAGCCTTGGCAATGCGTGAGCGACAGTTCAATCAGCAGGTACACGTATCCCTTCAGGAAGTGGCGGAAGAGCTGGCCCGGCTCAATGCGGTGATGCTGCATAATAATCCCGTAGAGCAGCTTACTTCGAATTACTTTTTGGTCAATACGAACTCAATGGTTGACCCCGGAATTCTGGAACATTACCTGAAAAGCAGTTTTGTTAAACACAATATCATTACCGATTTTGAGGTCGGAATCTACGATTGTGCCACCAATAAAATGTTTTACGGCGTAGCGTTGAGCACCCGGAATGAACGCAGGATGCCCACTCAAACAGCCCATTGGCTGAAGTCAAATAAATATCCCTATTATTTTGGTGTACGTTTTTCCGGCCAGAACAATGCCGTCATCAACGACCTTAAAGGCTGGATATGGTCGTCGCTTTTGGTGCTGATCGCGGTGGTCTTTTTTGGGTATGCCCTGTTTGTGATCTTACGGCAAAAGCAGTTGACAGAAGTGCAGCGTGACTTTATCAACAACATGACCCACGAGTTACAAACGCCCATTGCCACGATTCGAATCGCGGCCGATGTACTCAATACCCCCGCTATCAAAGACCAGCCCGAACGACTGAAAAAATATTCTGAAATTATTAAGGAAGAAGCGCTTCGCCTGCAAACACAGGTAGAAACGGTGCTGAATATGGCCAAGGCTGAAAAAAACAAGTTGCCGCTGAATATTGAGTGGCTGGATGTCCATCAGATCATCAGTTTGTTAGTGACCAAATATGAAAATAATCTGAGCGTTCAGCTGAAAGCCACGGAACCTTATATTCATGCTGATCGAATGCATTTAACCAACGCCATTACCAATTTATTGGATAATGCCTTTAAATACACCCCCGAAAATCCCGTTATTCAATTAAAGACGTTCAATGAAAATGGATCCTTGGTGGTGTCGGTCAAAGACAATGGCATAGGAATTGCACCGGAACACCGGAGTAAAGTCTTTAAAAAGTTTTACCGGGTTCCTACCGGCAATGTCCACAATGTGAAAGGTTTTGGCATCGGCCTGAGTTATGTGCATCAAATTGCGAAAGCCCATCATTGGAAACTGCAACTTGACAGCGAAGAAGGGAAAGGAAGTGAATTTAAAATTTCCATCCCTCTGAAAAAGTAG
- the hisD gene encoding histidinol dehydrogenase, which produces MQIIPYPDRSEWAALLARPTQSMANIEKAVAPILEQVQKEGDAALRALALKFDKIDLAEIAMPLETVAAAETSLTEELKAAIRQAYANIRKFHEAQYQPAEKIETMPGVTCWRRSVGIEKVGLYIPGGSAPLFSTVLMLGVPAQLAGCKEVVLCTPSDHPAILYAAQLVGVTKIFRIGGAQAIAAMAYGTESVPKVYKIFGPGNQYVTAAKMLLAKEGVAIDMPAGPSEVAIYADGSAVPSFVAADLLSQAEHGADSQVLLVSTDKKFLASVNLTLATQLEGLPRKELARKAIENSKAILVEDEAEAIDLLNEYAAEHLILSVQNAEALSEKIINAGSVFLGNYTPESCGDYASGTNHTLPTNGHARAYSGVSLDSFVKKITVQHITPEGLKALGPTVEAMAEAESLYAHKRAVSLRLSSLK; this is translated from the coding sequence ATGCAAATTATCCCTTACCCCGACCGCAGTGAATGGGCTGCGCTTTTAGCCCGGCCGACACAGAGCATGGCCAATATCGAAAAGGCCGTTGCCCCTATTCTGGAACAGGTGCAGAAAGAAGGCGATGCCGCGTTGCGCGCGTTGGCGCTGAAATTTGATAAAATTGATCTTGCCGAGATCGCGATGCCGCTGGAAACGGTGGCGGCCGCTGAGACAAGTTTAACCGAAGAGCTCAAAGCGGCGATTCGGCAGGCTTATGCCAATATTCGAAAGTTTCATGAGGCGCAGTATCAGCCCGCTGAAAAAATTGAAACTATGCCCGGGGTTACCTGCTGGCGGCGCAGCGTAGGCATTGAAAAGGTAGGCTTATACATTCCCGGCGGTTCGGCTCCGCTGTTCAGTACGGTGCTGATGCTGGGCGTCCCGGCTCAATTGGCCGGCTGTAAAGAGGTTGTTCTCTGTACGCCGAGCGACCACCCCGCCATTTTGTACGCGGCACAATTGGTGGGTGTTACGAAGATTTTCCGTATCGGCGGTGCGCAGGCTATTGCGGCCATGGCCTACGGAACCGAATCCGTTCCTAAAGTCTACAAGATATTCGGGCCGGGCAACCAATACGTTACGGCGGCAAAAATGCTGTTGGCGAAAGAGGGCGTGGCCATTGACATGCCGGCGGGTCCCTCAGAAGTGGCGATTTACGCGGACGGATCGGCGGTACCGTCGTTTGTGGCGGCCGATCTGTTGTCGCAGGCAGAGCATGGAGCCGACAGCCAGGTGCTGCTGGTATCGACAGATAAGAAATTTTTAGCTTCGGTAAACCTTACGCTTGCTACGCAATTGGAAGGCCTGCCCCGGAAAGAATTGGCGCGAAAGGCGATTGAAAACAGCAAAGCGATCCTGGTGGAAGATGAAGCCGAAGCCATTGACCTGCTCAATGAGTATGCGGCAGAACACCTGATCCTGAGTGTGCAGAATGCCGAAGCCCTCAGTGAAAAGATCATCAATGCCGGCTCTGTTTTTCTGGGAAATTATACCCCCGAATCCTGCGGAGATTATGCCTCGGGCACCAATCACACCCTGCCGACCAACGGCCACGCCCGGGCGTACAGCGGAGTATCGTTGGATAGTTTCGTAAAAAAGATCACCGTCCAGCACATCACGCCTGAAGGTCTCAAAGCTCTGGGACCGACAGTCGAGGCCATGGCCGAAGCCGAGTCGCTCTACGCGCATAAGCGTGCCGTAAGCTTGCGTTTGAGCAGTTTGAAATAA
- a CDS encoding DUF1573 domain-containing protein, giving the protein MKKVTLLLGPLLFIATSVVFAGAAAAAFRWVETEHNFGQITQGKPVTTEFKFTNKGEAPLIISKAYGSCGCTGVEYPKEPIMPGASGAVKATFNAANIGFFNKTVTVESNAYGGLMTLTIHGEVHK; this is encoded by the coding sequence ATGAAAAAAGTAACTCTTCTTTTAGGACCACTTCTGTTTATTGCGACGTCGGTCGTATTTGCCGGTGCGGCTGCGGCTGCGTTTCGCTGGGTAGAGACCGAGCATAACTTCGGCCAAATCACACAGGGAAAACCCGTGACAACCGAGTTTAAATTCACCAACAAAGGCGAAGCTCCGCTGATCATCAGTAAAGCATACGGCTCGTGCGGATGCACAGGAGTGGAATATCCCAAAGAGCCAATTATGCCCGGAGCATCGGGCGCAGTCAAAGCCACTTTTAATGCGGCTAATATCGGCTTCTTTAACAAAACCGTAACCGTCGAATCTAATGCTTATGGAGGATTAATGACCCTAACTATTCACGGCGAAGTGCATAAATAA
- a CDS encoding helix-turn-helix transcriptional regulator — MKLFRKYFTLESSPDEPNQGINILNVGHNIHPANHPYPDIQHPNDYYFEWDKGRSLKEYQIIYISKGEGYFEANGLPPQVIEAGTIILLYPGVWHRYRPKETTGWEEYWVGFSGTYAHYLLEQECFNPQNPIIIVGFNTEFLETFSKLIEVIEARGEFFQKLSSFLLIHLLGIVYASVLLSNRKMSRKEEIIDKIRNEIHQNWDKDIDFEALAKGFNLSYIWFRKTFKEVLGTSPNQYHLTFKLRKAEQLIQETNMTLAEIAYRSGFESEFYFSRIFKKKMNYNASDLRRKK; from the coding sequence ATGAAATTATTCAGAAAATACTTTACGTTAGAGTCGTCTCCCGATGAACCGAATCAGGGAATCAATATTCTGAATGTAGGCCATAACATTCACCCGGCGAATCATCCTTACCCCGATATCCAACATCCCAATGATTATTATTTTGAATGGGACAAAGGGCGAAGTCTGAAAGAATACCAAATCATCTACATTTCCAAAGGCGAGGGCTATTTTGAAGCAAATGGATTGCCGCCTCAGGTCATTGAAGCCGGCACCATTATTCTGTTGTATCCCGGCGTGTGGCACCGGTATCGACCGAAGGAAACGACAGGCTGGGAAGAATATTGGGTGGGTTTTTCGGGTACGTATGCGCACTATCTCTTAGAACAGGAATGTTTTAATCCGCAAAATCCCATCATCATTGTTGGATTCAATACTGAATTTTTAGAGACATTTTCCAAACTCATCGAAGTGATCGAAGCCCGGGGGGAGTTTTTCCAAAAGCTTTCCTCTTTTTTGCTCATTCACTTATTGGGAATCGTCTACGCGTCGGTGTTACTGTCTAACCGCAAAATGTCGCGCAAAGAAGAGATCATTGATAAGATCCGAAACGAAATTCACCAAAATTGGGACAAAGACATTGACTTTGAAGCGCTGGCAAAAGGCTTTAATTTGAGCTATATCTGGTTTCGCAAAACGTTTAAAGAAGTACTCGGCACCTCCCCCAATCAATACCATCTGACGTTTAAACTGCGAAAAGCGGAGCAACTTATTCAGGAAACCAATATGACATTGGCGGAGATCGCCTACCGGTCAGGTTTCGAATCAGAGTTTTATTTTTCGAGAATTTTCAAGAAAAAAATGAATTACAACGCCTCCGACCTGCGCAGAAAGAAATAG
- a CDS encoding FeoB-associated Cys-rich membrane protein translates to MWESIIIGTLFLGAIGYVGNRLRKELSPKNSGCGKGCGCEK, encoded by the coding sequence ATGTGGGAATCCATCATCATCGGCACCCTTTTCTTAGGGGCGATCGGTTACGTCGGCAACCGCCTGCGCAAAGAACTCAGCCCCAAGAACTCGGGCTGCGGCAAGGGCTGCGGCTGTGAGAAATAA
- a CDS encoding AAA family ATPase: MEEIFVTKLRINKVRHLENLEIPLSETERKHLILTGKNGSGKTSVLEGINTFLNWILNSQTQETEVEENVQQYIFYKNEIKQREARMAKGYNESYGHYQWKGDAVNVQDMQSKIVRYQTFVESCTPVQLLSNVDLYSEGNFQKVNWRFGDFILKYFPSKRFFQPKESLGPQKIELKEQYNIKENASENFVRQLVNLRLDLLDAKDTGKTWEVEKVENWFKQFETTLRKIFDDESLELVFDRSSFNYNIVTKGKGLFNLNQLSDGYAAFLSIVSELMMRMDKKFEMIRPYDLQGIVLIDEVETHLHIDLQKKILPFLTSFFPKIQFIVTTHSPFVLSSIDNAVIYDLEKQERVEDLSAYSYTNIVKGYFGTDEYSNEIKEKVVDYERLLNRIKGSTANLSIEEKEQFYELKKYFEELPKSLSPELQLKIQQLELAQLAQ, from the coding sequence ATGGAAGAGATTTTTGTGACCAAACTTCGCATCAATAAGGTTCGCCATCTGGAAAACCTCGAAATTCCATTGTCCGAAACCGAGCGTAAGCACTTGATTTTGACGGGAAAAAACGGGAGTGGAAAGACGAGTGTGCTAGAGGGGATTAATACTTTTTTGAATTGGATTTTAAATTCTCAAACTCAGGAAACAGAAGTTGAAGAAAACGTACAGCAATATATTTTTTATAAAAATGAAATAAAGCAACGGGAAGCAAGAATGGCCAAAGGCTATAACGAATCTTATGGGCATTATCAATGGAAGGGAGATGCTGTGAATGTTCAGGATATGCAATCAAAAATAGTGCGTTATCAAACCTTTGTTGAATCCTGTACTCCTGTTCAGCTATTATCAAATGTTGACTTATATAGTGAGGGAAACTTTCAAAAAGTAAATTGGCGATTTGGTGATTTTATTCTCAAGTATTTCCCTTCAAAGCGTTTTTTTCAACCTAAGGAATCTCTAGGCCCCCAAAAAATTGAACTCAAAGAACAATATAATATTAAAGAAAATGCAAGTGAAAACTTTGTTCGTCAATTAGTTAATCTACGTTTGGATTTATTGGATGCGAAAGATACAGGCAAAACGTGGGAGGTTGAAAAAGTTGAGAATTGGTTCAAACAATTCGAAACTACACTTAGAAAAATTTTTGATGATGAGTCTCTTGAATTAGTTTTTGACCGATCCAGTTTTAATTATAATATTGTTACAAAAGGGAAAGGGTTATTTAACTTAAATCAGCTTTCCGATGGATATGCAGCATTTTTGTCGATAGTCTCTGAATTAATGATGAGAATGGATAAAAAGTTTGAGATGATAAGACCCTACGATCTCCAAGGCATCGTTCTGATTGACGAAGTAGAAACTCATCTGCACATTGATTTACAAAAGAAAATACTTCCGTTTTTAACATCGTTCTTCCCAAAGATTCAATTCATTGTTACCACACACTCGCCTTTTGTGCTGAGTTCGATTGACAATGCGGTGATCTATGATTTGGAAAAGCAGGAAAGAGTAGAGGATTTATCGGCTTATTCTTATACAAATATTGTCAAGGGCTACTTTGGAACCGATGAATATTCCAATGAAATTAAGGAGAAAGTAGTTGATTATGAGCGTTTATTAAACAGAATAAAGGGCAGTACAGCTAACCTTTCAATTGAGGAAAAAGAACAGTTTTATGAATTGAAAAAGTATTTTGAGGAATTGCCCAAATCACTTTCACCTGAACTGCAACTCAAGATTCAACAATTAGAACTTGCCCAATTAGCTCAATGA